One Desulfocurvibacter africanus subsp. africanus DSM 2603 DNA segment encodes these proteins:
- a CDS encoding SLC13 family permease, which yields MHSLVLAVFVVVYLGMALGRLPWLALDRTGVAVLGAIALMAGGALTAREAWLSVDVPTMAMLFGLMVVSAQLRLGGFYTRVTRAIAAADLPPQGLLGLVIAASALLSALLANDIICLAMTPILVEGCRERNLKPMPFLLALACASNIGSAATLIGNPQNMLIGQITGLSFTAYLLDAAVPVAASLAALWVIVCLVFRDDWDESWHEGAAGVGTPTQAPAFNAWQTGKGLFFLGILMAVFLAGVPPREVAALGCAGVLLLSRKLASRDKFALVDWPLLLLFLGLFVVNHALSATGILDFVYASAERAGIDLNHGGWLFAATAVLSNIVSNVPAVMLLLPKAMAPESALVLALSSTLAGNLLLVGSIANLIVADQAERFGVRVTWGAHLRVGLPVTLASFALTGLWLWLRWGEHFVGQ from the coding sequence ATGCATAGTTTGGTCCTTGCCGTCTTCGTCGTGGTCTATCTGGGCATGGCCCTTGGCCGCCTGCCTTGGCTGGCTCTGGATCGCACGGGCGTGGCCGTGCTCGGAGCCATAGCGCTCATGGCCGGCGGCGCGCTCACCGCGCGCGAAGCCTGGCTGTCCGTGGACGTGCCGACCATGGCCATGCTCTTCGGACTCATGGTCGTCTCGGCTCAGCTTCGCCTGGGCGGCTTCTACACGCGCGTGACGCGCGCCATCGCCGCGGCCGACCTGCCGCCGCAAGGCCTGCTGGGCTTGGTCATCGCGGCCTCGGCCCTGCTCTCGGCCCTGCTGGCCAACGACATCATCTGCCTGGCCATGACGCCCATCCTGGTGGAAGGCTGCCGCGAACGAAACCTCAAGCCCATGCCTTTCCTGCTGGCCCTGGCCTGCGCCTCCAACATAGGCTCGGCGGCCACGCTTATCGGCAATCCCCAGAACATGCTCATCGGCCAGATCACGGGCCTGTCCTTCACGGCCTACCTGCTGGACGCGGCCGTGCCTGTCGCCGCAAGCCTTGCGGCCTTGTGGGTCATCGTCTGCCTGGTTTTCCGGGACGATTGGGACGAGTCATGGCATGAGGGTGCTGCCGGAGTCGGAACACCCACGCAGGCCCCGGCCTTCAATGCCTGGCAGACCGGCAAAGGGTTGTTCTTTCTGGGCATCCTCATGGCTGTTTTCCTGGCCGGCGTTCCGCCGCGCGAGGTCGCGGCCCTTGGCTGCGCCGGCGTGCTTCTATTAAGCCGCAAGCTCGCCTCGCGGGACAAGTTCGCCCTGGTGGACTGGCCGCTCCTGCTGCTCTTCCTCGGCCTGTTCGTGGTCAACCACGCCCTGTCCGCCACGGGCATCCTCGATTTTGTCTATGCTTCGGCCGAGCGGGCGGGCATCGACCTGAACCACGGCGGTTGGCTGTTCGCGGCCACGGCCGTGCTGTCCAACATCGTGTCCAACGTGCCCGCGGTCATGCTCCTGCTGCCCAAGGCCATGGCTCCCGAATCCGCCCTTGTGCTGGCCCTGTCTAGTACGCTGGCCGGCAACCTGCTCCTGGTGGGCTCCATCGCCAACCTCATCGTGGCCGATCAGGCCGAGCGTTTCGGCGTGCGCGTGACCTGGGGCGCGCATCTGCGCGTGGGCCTGCCCGTGACGTTGGCGTCCTTCGCGCTCACCGGTCTGTGGCTCTGGCTGCGCTGGGGAGAGCACTTCGTGGGGCAATAA